In Pseudomonas nunensis, a single window of DNA contains:
- the mutS gene encoding DNA mismatch repair protein MutS, with protein sequence MSDLSSHTPMMQQYWRLKNQHPDQLMFYRMGDFYEIFYEDAKKAAKLLDITLTARGQSAGQAIPMCGIPYHAAEGYLAKLVKLGESVVICEQVGDPATSKGPVDRQVVRIITPGTVSDEALLDERRDNLIAAVLGDERLFGLAVLDITSGNFSVLEIKGWENLLAELERVNPVELMIPDDWPKDLPAEKRRGVRRRAPWDFERDTALKSLCQQFSTQDLKGFGCENLTLAIGAAGCLLSYAKETQRTALPHLRSLRHERLDDTVVLDGASRRNLELDTNLAGGRENTLQSVVDRCQTAMGSRLLTRWLNRPLRDLTVLLARQSSITCLLDAYRFEKLQPQLKEIGDIERILARIGLRNARPRDLARLRDALGALPELQVAMTELEAPHIIQLAATTSTYPELAALLEKAIIDNPPAVIRDGGVLKTGYDAELDDLQSLSENAGQFLIDLEAREKARTGLSHLKVGYNRIHGYFIELPSKQAESAPADYIRRQTLKGAERFITPELKAFEDKALSAKSRALAREKMLYEALLEDLISQLPPLQDTAAALAELDVLSNLAERALNLDLNCPRFVSEPCMRISQGRHPVVEQVLSTPFVANDLSLDDNTRMLVITGPNMGGKSTYMRQTALIVLLAHIGSFVPAASCELSLVDRIFTRIGSSDDLAGGRSTFMVEMSETANILHNATERSLVLMDEVGRGTSTFDGLSLAWAAAERLAHLRAYTLFATHYFELTVLPEAQPLVANVHLNATEHNERIVFLHHVLPGPASQSYGLAVAQLAGVPSEVIVRAREHLGRLEATALPHEVPKPVKGKPATPQQSDMFASLPHPVLDELAKLDLDDMSPRRALEMLYTLKTRI encoded by the coding sequence ATCTCCGATCTGTCCTCGCACACGCCGATGATGCAGCAATACTGGCGCCTGAAGAATCAGCACCCTGACCAGCTGATGTTCTACCGCATGGGTGACTTCTACGAGATCTTCTATGAAGACGCGAAGAAGGCTGCCAAGTTGCTGGACATCACCCTGACCGCCCGTGGGCAGTCGGCGGGTCAGGCGATTCCGATGTGTGGGATTCCTTACCACGCCGCGGAAGGTTACCTGGCGAAACTGGTCAAGCTCGGCGAGTCGGTGGTGATCTGTGAGCAGGTCGGCGACCCGGCCACCAGCAAAGGGCCGGTGGATCGTCAGGTGGTGCGGATCATCACGCCGGGGACGGTCAGTGATGAAGCGCTGCTGGATGAGCGTCGAGACAACCTGATCGCGGCGGTGCTGGGTGACGAGCGCTTGTTCGGTCTGGCAGTGCTGGACATCACCAGCGGCAACTTCAGCGTGCTGGAAATCAAAGGCTGGGAAAACCTGCTGGCGGAATTGGAGCGGGTCAATCCGGTAGAGCTGATGATCCCGGACGATTGGCCAAAAGACCTGCCGGCGGAGAAACGTCGTGGGGTTCGTCGTCGTGCACCGTGGGATTTTGAACGCGATACGGCCCTGAAAAGTCTCTGCCAGCAATTTTCGACCCAAGACCTTAAAGGTTTCGGTTGCGAGAACCTGACCCTGGCCATCGGCGCCGCCGGTTGCCTGCTCAGTTACGCCAAGGAAACCCAGCGCACCGCCCTGCCACACTTGCGCAGCCTGCGTCATGAACGCCTGGACGACACCGTGGTGCTGGATGGCGCGAGCCGTCGCAACCTGGAACTCGATACCAACCTGGCGGGCGGCCGCGAGAACACCCTGCAATCAGTGGTCGATCGCTGCCAGACCGCAATGGGCAGCCGCTTGCTGACCCGTTGGTTGAACCGTCCGTTGCGGGATTTGACCGTGCTGCTGGCGCGTCAATCCTCGATCACTTGCCTGCTCGACGCCTACCGTTTCGAAAAGCTGCAACCGCAGCTCAAGGAAATCGGCGACATCGAGCGGATTCTGGCGCGGATCGGCTTGCGTAACGCTCGTCCTCGCGACTTGGCCCGCCTGCGCGACGCTCTCGGCGCACTGCCCGAGCTGCAAGTGGCGATGACCGAGCTGGAAGCCCCGCACATTATTCAACTGGCCGCGACCACCAGTACCTACCCGGAACTGGCGGCGTTGCTGGAAAAAGCCATTATCGACAACCCACCGGCGGTCATCCGTGACGGCGGTGTGTTGAAGACCGGTTACGACGCCGAACTCGACGACCTGCAATCGCTCAGCGAAAACGCCGGGCAGTTCCTGATCGACCTCGAGGCCCGGGAAAAGGCACGCACTGGTCTGTCGCACCTGAAAGTCGGTTACAACCGCATTCACGGTTACTTCATTGAGTTGCCAAGCAAACAGGCCGAGTCGGCACCGGCAGATTACATCCGCCGCCAGACGCTCAAAGGCGCCGAGCGCTTCATCACGCCGGAGCTAAAGGCGTTCGAAGACAAGGCGTTGTCGGCCAAGAGCCGTGCCTTGGCCCGCGAGAAAATGCTCTACGAAGCGCTGCTCGAAGACTTGATTTCGCAACTGCCGCCGCTGCAAGACACCGCAGCAGCACTGGCCGAGCTGGACGTGTTGAGCAACCTCGCGGAACGCGCGCTGAACCTCGATCTGAACTGCCCACGTTTCGTCAGTGAGCCGTGCATGCGCATCAGCCAGGGTCGTCACCCGGTGGTCGAGCAAGTGCTGAGCACGCCGTTCGTGGCCAACGACCTGAGCCTCGACGACAACACGCGCATGCTGGTAATCACCGGTCCGAACATGGGTGGTAAATCCACCTACATGCGCCAGACCGCGTTGATTGTGTTGCTGGCGCATATCGGCAGTTTCGTGCCGGCGGCCAGTTGCGAATTGTCCCTGGTGGATCGCATCTTCACCCGGATCGGTTCCAGCGATGACTTGGCGGGCGGTCGTTCGACCTTCATGGTCGAGATGAGCGAAACCGCGAACATCCTGCACAACGCCACCGAACGCAGCCTGGTGCTGATGGACGAAGTCGGGCGCGGCACCAGCACCTTCGACGGTCTGTCCCTGGCTTGGGCGGCGGCCGAGCGTCTGGCGCATCTGCGCGCGTACACGCTGTTCGCCACCCACTACTTCGAACTGACCGTGTTGCCGGAAGCCCAGCCGCTGGTGGCCAACGTGCACCTCAACGCCACCGAGCACAACGAACGCATTGTGTTCCTGCACCACGTGCTGCCAGGGCCGGCCAGCCAGAGCTATGGCCTGGCGGTTGCGCAGTTGGCCGGTGTGCCAAGCGAAGTGATCGTGCGTGCCCGTGAGCACTTGGGCCGACTGGAAGCCACCGCCCTGCCGCATGAAGTTCCCAAGCCCGTCAAAGGCAAACCGGCCACGCCGCAGCAGAGCGACATGTTCGCCAGCCTGCCGCATCCGGTACTGGATGAGCTGGCCAAACTTGATCTGGACGATATGAGTCCGCGTCGTGCACTGGAAATGCTCTATACACTAAAGACACGGATCTAA
- the fghA gene encoding S-formylglutathione hydrolase has product MSLENISCQKSFGGWHKRYRHRSDVLGCDMVFAVYLPPQAEQGGKLPVLYWLSGLTCTDENFMQKAGAMRMAAELGLIIVAPDTSPRGADVPADPDGAWDFGLGAGFYLNATQEPWSRHYRMHDYVVQELPALVEAHFPASDKRGISGHSMGGHGALVCALRNPGRYQSVSAFSPINNPMDCPWGQKAFSRYLGEDRSKWREWDACALIAEADEQLPLLVDQGDRDDFLATQLKPEALQQAAKLAGHPPTLRLQPGYDHSYFFIASFIGDHLQHHARALGA; this is encoded by the coding sequence ATGAGCCTGGAAAATATCTCCTGCCAGAAAAGTTTCGGCGGCTGGCACAAGCGCTATCGGCACCGCTCCGACGTGCTCGGCTGCGACATGGTGTTCGCCGTGTACTTGCCGCCGCAAGCGGAGCAGGGCGGCAAGTTGCCAGTGCTGTATTGGCTGTCCGGCCTGACCTGCACCGACGAGAACTTCATGCAAAAGGCCGGCGCCATGCGCATGGCCGCCGAGTTGGGGCTGATCATCGTTGCGCCGGACACCAGTCCGCGCGGCGCTGATGTACCGGCAGATCCGGATGGCGCCTGGGATTTTGGCCTTGGCGCCGGCTTCTATCTGAATGCCACGCAGGAACCGTGGTCCCGGCACTACCGGATGCATGACTATGTCGTGCAGGAATTGCCGGCATTGGTCGAAGCGCATTTCCCGGCGTCGGACAAGCGCGGCATCAGCGGTCACTCCATGGGAGGTCACGGCGCGCTGGTCTGTGCGTTGCGCAATCCGGGGCGCTATCAGTCGGTGTCGGCGTTTTCGCCGATCAACAACCCGATGGATTGCCCGTGGGGGCAGAAAGCGTTCTCCCGCTACCTGGGAGAAGACCGTTCGAAGTGGCGCGAGTGGGATGCTTGCGCACTGATCGCTGAAGCCGATGAGCAATTGCCGTTGCTGGTCGACCAAGGTGATCGCGACGATTTCCTCGCCACCCAGCTCAAGCCTGAAGCCCTGCAACAGGCCGCCAAACTGGCTGGTCATCCGCCGACGTTGCGCCTGCAACCGGGCTACGACCACAGCTATTTCTTCATCGCCAGCTTTATAGGCGATCACTTACAGCATCACGCGCGCGCCCTAGGCGCCTAA
- a CDS encoding phage holin family protein, whose amino-acid sequence MTNEQQALLDMPIWLVIVLALVGGVSGEMWRADKEGARGWALLRRLALRSGACVICGVSAIMLLYAAGVSIWTACAFGCLTAMAGADVAIGLYERWAAKRIGVCDVPTRDSHTDQP is encoded by the coding sequence ATGACAAACGAGCAACAAGCGTTGCTGGACATGCCGATCTGGCTTGTCATCGTCCTTGCCCTGGTGGGCGGGGTGTCCGGCGAAATGTGGCGCGCCGACAAGGAAGGCGCTCGAGGCTGGGCGCTGTTGCGGCGCCTGGCGTTGCGCTCCGGGGCCTGCGTGATCTGCGGGGTCTCCGCGATCATGTTGCTGTACGCCGCTGGCGTGTCGATCTGGACCGCGTGTGCGTTCGGCTGCCTGACAGCGATGGCCGGCGCGGACGTGGCCATCGGGCTGTATGAGCGCTGGGCGGCGAAGCGGATTGGTGTCTGCGACGTCCCGACCCGCGATTCCCACACGGATCAACCCTAA
- a CDS encoding protein-L-isoaspartate(D-aspartate) O-methyltransferase, with the protein MTSQRTRERLIQRLYEEGISNAKVLEVIRRTPRHLFVDEALAHRAYEDTALPIGNNQTISQPYMVARMSELLLEAGPLDKVMEIGTGSGYQTAVLSQLVERVFSVERIKVLQDRAKERLVELNLRNVVFRWGDGWEGWPALAPYNGIIVTAVATDVPQALLDQLAPGGRLVIPVGSGEVQQLMLIIREEQGFSRRVLGAVRFVPLLNGPLA; encoded by the coding sequence ATGACCTCTCAACGAACCCGTGAGCGGCTCATTCAGCGGCTATATGAAGAGGGGATTTCCAACGCCAAGGTGTTGGAAGTGATCCGCCGCACACCTCGCCATCTGTTTGTCGACGAGGCGCTGGCGCATCGCGCCTATGAAGACACCGCGCTGCCGATCGGCAACAACCAGACCATCTCCCAGCCTTATATGGTGGCTCGCATGAGCGAGTTGCTGCTGGAGGCGGGTCCGCTGGACAAGGTGATGGAGATTGGCACTGGCTCGGGCTATCAGACCGCCGTGCTGTCGCAACTGGTGGAGCGGGTGTTCTCCGTGGAGCGCATCAAGGTGTTGCAGGACCGGGCCAAGGAACGCCTGGTCGAGTTGAACCTGCGCAACGTGGTCTTCCGCTGGGGCGATGGCTGGGAAGGCTGGCCTGCATTGGCGCCGTACAATGGCATTATTGTTACCGCCGTCGCCACCGACGTGCCCCAGGCACTGCTCGATCAGTTGGCACCGGGTGGGCGTCTGGTGATTCCAGTCGGCTCCGGAGAGGTCCAGCAATTGATGCTGATCATCCGTGAAGAACAGGGCTTTTCCCGACGCGTTCTGGGGGCGGTGCGCTTCGTGCCATTGCTCAACGGGCCACTCGCCTGA
- a CDS encoding DUF642 domain-containing protein, with protein MDVFKKHITRLLLSVALLSAGGNAVAANLLVNGSFEEPGCSGSCILDTTAKTNFITGWTTFLSGAEYFNMPASIGGSVAADGVVIVDLANYVYGNGGGIQQNFATTAGAKYRLTFSAGNSRFASRSGDGVIQVKVAGQTVSFNTPVAKGVTVEWSTITYDFTATTAQTTLAFFNEQNPYNNFAFIDNVIVERL; from the coding sequence ATGGACGTCTTCAAAAAACACATTACCCGGCTCTTGCTGTCCGTTGCGCTGCTCAGCGCCGGAGGCAACGCTGTTGCGGCCAACCTTTTGGTCAACGGCAGCTTCGAAGAGCCGGGCTGCAGCGGTAGCTGCATTCTGGATACCACCGCAAAAACCAACTTCATTACGGGCTGGACGACGTTTCTGTCCGGTGCCGAGTATTTCAACATGCCGGCCTCGATCGGCGGCTCGGTCGCTGCGGACGGCGTGGTAATTGTCGACCTGGCCAACTACGTCTACGGCAACGGCGGCGGCATTCAGCAGAACTTTGCCACCACGGCTGGCGCCAAGTATCGCTTGACCTTCAGTGCTGGTAACTCGCGATTCGCCAGCCGCTCCGGCGACGGTGTCATCCAGGTGAAAGTGGCCGGGCAAACGGTCTCCTTCAACACCCCGGTCGCCAAAGGCGTCACGGTCGAGTGGAGCACCATCACCTACGACTTTACCGCCACCACAGCGCAAACCACGTTGGCGTTTTTCAACGAACAGAACCCTTACAACAACTTCGCCTTTATCGACAACGTGATCGTTGAACGTCTTTAA
- a CDS encoding LexA family transcriptional regulator encodes MQKRNVSSVLRALLDQHGISPTELHRRTGVPQSTLSRILSGKIVDPSDKHISKIAEYFAVSTDQLRGRVDVAPVAGAGREPLHSELKDISLWDDDTPVDDDEVSVPFLREVELAAGSGRFVIEESERSSLRFGKRSLRHNGVQFDQAKCVTVRGNSMLPVLRDGATVGVNAGKCGIGDIVDGDLYAINHNGQLRVKQLYRLPTGIRLRSFNRDEHPDEDYTFQEIQEEQIVILGHVFWWGMYAR; translated from the coding sequence ATGCAAAAACGCAACGTTTCCTCAGTCTTAAGAGCGCTGCTCGACCAGCACGGGATCTCCCCCACGGAGCTTCACCGTCGCACCGGCGTGCCGCAATCCACACTCTCGCGAATTCTCAGCGGGAAGATCGTCGATCCCTCGGATAAACACATCTCGAAGATCGCCGAGTACTTCGCCGTGAGCACCGATCAACTGCGCGGGCGCGTGGATGTTGCGCCAGTCGCGGGTGCCGGGCGCGAGCCCCTACATTCCGAACTCAAGGACATAAGCTTGTGGGACGACGATACCCCTGTCGATGACGACGAGGTGTCGGTCCCCTTTCTTCGCGAGGTTGAATTGGCTGCTGGATCAGGAAGATTCGTCATCGAAGAAAGCGAGCGCTCCAGCTTGCGCTTCGGCAAGCGCAGTCTGCGTCACAACGGCGTGCAGTTCGACCAGGCCAAGTGCGTGACGGTACGGGGCAACAGCATGTTGCCGGTCCTGCGCGATGGTGCCACCGTCGGCGTGAATGCCGGTAAATGCGGAATCGGCGACATCGTCGATGGCGACCTGTACGCGATCAACCATAATGGCCAGCTGCGGGTGAAACAGCTTTATCGCCTGCCGACCGGTATCCGCCTGCGCAGCTTCAACCGTGATGAGCATCCGGACGAGGACTACACCTTCCAGGAAATCCAGGAAGAGCAGATCGTCATCCTCGGTCACGTCTTCTGGTGGGGCATGTACGCCCGTTAA
- the fdxA gene encoding ferredoxin FdxA: MTFVVTDNCIKCKYTDCVEVCPVDCFYEGPNFLVIHPDECIDCALCEPECPAVAIFSEDEVPEEMQEFIQLNVELAEIWPNITEKKESMPDAEEWDGVKGKIKDLER; this comes from the coding sequence ATGACCTTCGTCGTCACCGACAACTGCATCAAGTGCAAGTACACCGACTGCGTAGAAGTCTGTCCGGTGGACTGCTTTTACGAAGGCCCGAACTTCCTGGTGATTCACCCGGATGAGTGCATCGACTGCGCACTGTGCGAACCAGAATGCCCGGCCGTGGCCATCTTCTCCGAAGATGAAGTCCCGGAAGAGATGCAGGAATTCATTCAGCTGAACGTTGAGCTGGCAGAAATCTGGCCAAACATCACCGAGAAGAAAGAATCGATGCCCGATGCCGAAGAGTGGGATGGCGTCAAAGGCAAGATCAAAGACCTCGAACGCTGA
- a CDS encoding peptidoglycan DD-metalloendopeptidase family protein yields the protein MSLTVIAQRMVTTSFQRLVTGLVLSTLLVGCSSTKSSTVGVVDRNKAVAQRPAVTTGQYVVRPKDTLFSIAFRYGWDYKALAARNNIPTPYTIHPGQTIRFDGRTGSTSTAAASTSDSTPSSSLKTTVIRRQPNGATTTTAVVAPSVANKPALAPLPPAGPAPTGWGWPSNGILIGKFSSNGSLNKGIDIAGDLGQPVLAASDGTVVYAGSGLRGYGELVIIKHSDTYVSAYGHNRRLLVREGQQVKVGQTIAEMGSTGTDRVKLHFEIRRQGKPVDPLQFLPRR from the coding sequence GTGAGTCTCACAGTCATTGCGCAGCGTATGGTTACAACAAGCTTTCAGCGCCTGGTGACTGGCCTTGTCTTGAGCACGTTGCTGGTCGGTTGCTCCAGCACCAAGTCGAGCACCGTAGGTGTGGTGGATCGCAACAAGGCGGTCGCCCAGCGTCCGGCAGTGACGACGGGTCAATACGTCGTTCGACCTAAAGACACCCTGTTCTCGATCGCTTTTCGCTACGGTTGGGACTACAAAGCCCTCGCGGCACGGAACAATATTCCTACGCCGTATACGATCCATCCGGGTCAGACAATTCGCTTCGATGGTCGTACCGGTTCAACGTCTACAGCAGCCGCCAGCACATCGGATTCAACGCCTTCATCGTCGCTGAAAACAACGGTAATTCGACGCCAGCCGAATGGCGCAACCACGACCACAGCGGTGGTTGCACCGTCCGTCGCCAACAAGCCAGCACTCGCGCCACTGCCTCCGGCAGGCCCGGCCCCGACCGGCTGGGGATGGCCTTCTAATGGCATATTAATTGGAAAATTCTCTTCAAACGGTAGTTTGAATAAAGGAATTGATATCGCCGGGGATTTGGGACAGCCTGTTTTAGCTGCGTCTGATGGGACGGTGGTATACGCCGGGAGTGGCTTAAGGGGCTACGGCGAATTAGTCATCATCAAACACAGCGATACCTACGTCAGTGCCTACGGACATAACCGCAGGCTTTTGGTTCGGGAGGGGCAGCAGGTCAAAGTCGGACAGACAATTGCCGAAATGGGGTCAACGGGTACAGACCGGGTGAAACTGCATTTTGAGATTCGCCGACAAGGTAAGCCTGTAGATCCGCTGCAATTCCTGCCACGTCGTTGA
- the truD gene encoding tRNA pseudouridine(13) synthase TruD has protein sequence MNELQLLGPRAYGEALGTAVLKATAEDFQVDEVLNIPLSGDGEHLWIWVEKRGLNTEEAARRIAKAAGVPLRTVSYAGLKDRQALTRQWFSVQLPGKADPDLSAAENDTLKILKTGRHKRKLQRGAHSANGFTLRLTQFAGDKAAIEERLQLIAQKGIPNYFGAQRFGFDGGNVVDARGWAARKALPEQRNVRSRLLSTARSFLFNQVLAARVADGTWQKAQVGDLLAFTDSRSFFPAGEAECSDPRLAILDLHPTGPQWGEGDSPATGAVHELEQEIASREADLRDWLINAGMSHERRILRLPIGGLTWHYPEPDILQLEFVLPAGCFATVLVRELVDLVPVGQTDSPCVF, from the coding sequence ATGAACGAGCTGCAATTGCTCGGCCCACGAGCCTATGGTGAAGCCCTCGGCACGGCGGTACTAAAAGCCACGGCAGAAGATTTTCAGGTCGATGAAGTGCTCAATATCCCCCTCAGCGGTGATGGCGAGCACTTGTGGATCTGGGTCGAAAAGCGCGGTTTGAATACCGAAGAAGCTGCACGCCGGATCGCCAAGGCGGCGGGCGTGCCATTGCGTACCGTCAGTTATGCGGGATTGAAGGATCGTCAGGCGCTGACCCGCCAGTGGTTCAGCGTGCAACTGCCGGGCAAGGCCGATCCCGATCTGTCGGCGGCCGAAAACGACACGTTGAAAATCCTCAAGACCGGTCGGCACAAGCGCAAGCTGCAGCGCGGTGCCCACTCGGCAAATGGCTTCACGTTGCGCCTGACCCAGTTCGCGGGTGATAAAGCGGCAATCGAAGAACGCCTGCAACTGATCGCCCAAAAAGGTATTCCGAATTATTTCGGCGCCCAGCGTTTCGGCTTTGACGGCGGCAACGTGGTCGATGCCCGCGGTTGGGCGGCACGTAAAGCGTTGCCGGAACAGCGCAATGTGCGTTCGCGCCTGCTCTCCACCGCGCGCAGTTTTCTGTTCAACCAGGTGCTGGCGGCACGCGTCGCCGATGGCACCTGGCAGAAAGCTCAGGTCGGCGATCTGCTGGCTTTCACTGACAGCCGCAGCTTTTTTCCGGCCGGTGAAGCAGAGTGCAGCGACCCGCGCCTGGCGATTCTCGACCTGCATCCGACCGGCCCACAGTGGGGCGAAGGTGACTCGCCGGCCACGGGCGCTGTCCATGAACTGGAGCAGGAAATCGCCAGCCGCGAAGCAGACTTGCGCGATTGGTTGATTAACGCCGGTATGAGCCACGAACGTCGCATCCTGCGGCTGCCCATTGGTGGGTTGACGTGGCATTATCCCGAGCCTGACATTCTGCAACTGGAATTCGTCCTCCCGGCCGGATGCTTCGCCACTGTATTGGTGCGCGAACTCGTCGATCTGGTGCCGGTGGGGCAGACGGACAGCCCATGCGTATTCTGA
- the ispF gene encoding 2-C-methyl-D-erythritol 2,4-cyclodiphosphate synthase, producing the protein MRIGHGYDVHRFAEGDFITLGGVRIAHGFGLLAHSDGDVLLHALSDALLGAAALGDIGKHFPDTDPTFKGADSRVLLRHVVALIHAKGWKIGNVDNTIVAQAPKMAPHIESMRALIAADLQVELDQVNVKATTTEKLGFVGREEGIAVHSVALLLRA; encoded by the coding sequence ATGCGTATTGGCCACGGCTATGATGTGCACCGTTTCGCTGAAGGCGATTTCATTACTCTGGGCGGCGTGCGCATTGCACACGGCTTCGGGCTGCTCGCTCACTCCGACGGTGACGTCCTGCTGCACGCCTTGAGCGATGCCTTGCTCGGCGCTGCTGCGCTGGGTGATATCGGCAAGCACTTCCCGGACACCGACCCAACGTTCAAGGGCGCCGACAGCCGTGTGCTGTTGCGTCACGTCGTCGCACTGATCCACGCCAAAGGCTGGAAAATCGGCAACGTCGATAACACCATCGTCGCCCAGGCGCCGAAAATGGCCCCGCATATCGAATCGATGCGCGCGCTGATTGCCGCGGATCTTCAAGTTGAGTTGGATCAAGTGAACGTGAAAGCTACCACCACTGAAAAGCTTGGCTTTGTCGGTCGCGAAGAAGGCATCGCCGTGCATTCCGTTGCCTTGTTGCTGCGCGCATGA
- the rpoS gene encoding RNA polymerase sigma factor RpoS, whose translation MALSKEVPEFDIDDEVLLMETGIATDSMSNDEGAAPPSVRAKSKHSASLKQHKYIDYTRALDATQLYLNEIGFSPLLSPEEEVHFARLSQSGDPAGRKRMIESNLRLVVKIARRYVNRGLSLLDLIEEGNLGLIRAVEKFDPERGFRFSTYATWWIRQTIERAIMNQTRTIRLPIHVVKELNVYLRAARELTQKLDHEPSPEEIANLLEKPVGEVKRMLGLNERVSSVDVSLGPDSDKTLLDTLTDDRPTDPCELLQDDDLSQSIDQWLSELTDKQREVVIRRFGLRGHESSTLEDVGLEIGLTRERVRQIQVEGLKRLREILEKNGLSSESLFQ comes from the coding sequence ATGGCTCTCAGTAAAGAAGTGCCGGAGTTTGACATCGACGATGAGGTTCTCCTTATGGAGACCGGCATCGCTACGGATTCGATGTCGAATGATGAAGGGGCTGCACCGCCTTCCGTTCGCGCCAAATCCAAACACTCCGCTTCGTTAAAGCAACACAAGTACATCGACTACACGCGGGCACTCGATGCCACGCAGTTGTATCTCAATGAAATCGGCTTTTCCCCGCTGCTCTCCCCGGAAGAAGAAGTTCATTTTGCGCGCTTGTCGCAAAGTGGCGATCCTGCCGGGCGCAAGCGCATGATCGAAAGTAACCTGCGACTGGTGGTGAAAATCGCCCGGCGTTACGTCAATCGTGGCTTGTCGCTGCTGGACCTGATCGAAGAGGGCAACCTCGGGCTGATCCGGGCAGTGGAAAAGTTCGACCCCGAGCGCGGCTTCCGCTTTTCGACCTACGCAACCTGGTGGATTCGTCAGACCATCGAGCGCGCGATCATGAATCAGACCCGGACCATCCGGTTGCCGATCCATGTGGTCAAAGAGCTTAACGTGTACCTGCGGGCTGCACGGGAGCTGACGCAAAAGCTCGATCACGAACCTTCACCCGAAGAAATCGCCAACCTGCTGGAAAAACCGGTAGGTGAGGTCAAGCGCATGCTGGGCCTGAATGAACGGGTTTCTTCGGTCGACGTCTCGCTGGGTCCGGATTCGGATAAAACCCTGCTGGACACCCTTACCGACGATCGTCCAACCGATCCATGCGAACTGCTGCAGGACGATGACCTGTCCCAGAGCATCGATCAGTGGCTCTCGGAGCTGACCGACAAGCAACGCGAGGTGGTCATACGCCGCTTCGGCCTGCGCGGTCATGAGAGCAGCACGCTTGAAGATGTAGGCCTGGAAATCGGTCTTACCCGGGAGCGGGTCAGGCAAATCCAGGTGGAAGGGCTCAAACGCCTTCGAGAGATTCTCGAGAAGAATGGCCTGTCGAGTGAGTCGCTGTTCCAATAA
- the surE gene encoding 5'/3'-nucleotidase SurE yields the protein MRILISNDDGVTAPGLAALYAALADYTECVVIAPDQDKSGASSSLTLDRPLHPQTLANGFISLNGTPTDCVHLGLNGLLERQPDMVVSGINLGANLGDDVLYSGTVAAALEGRFLERPSFAFSLVSRQVENLPTAAYFARKLVEAHADLQLPPRTVLNVNIPNLPLDHIRGIQLTRLGHRARAAAPMKVVDPRGKSGYWIAAAGDAEDGGPGTDFHAVMQGFVSITPLQLDRTFNDAFRSLDGWLEGLR from the coding sequence ATGCGTATTCTGATATCTAACGACGATGGGGTAACCGCACCCGGTCTCGCCGCGCTTTATGCTGCGCTGGCGGATTACACCGAGTGCGTGGTTATCGCCCCGGACCAGGACAAAAGCGGCGCCAGCAGTTCGCTGACGCTCGACCGTCCGTTGCACCCGCAAACCCTGGCCAACGGCTTTATCAGCCTCAATGGCACACCCACCGATTGTGTGCACCTGGGCCTTAACGGCTTGCTGGAGCGCCAGCCGGACATGGTGGTTTCCGGTATCAACCTGGGGGCGAACCTGGGGGACGATGTGCTGTATTCCGGCACCGTGGCGGCGGCCCTTGAAGGTCGCTTCCTGGAGCGTCCTTCGTTTGCCTTTTCGTTGGTCTCACGACAAGTAGAGAACCTTCCCACAGCCGCCTACTTTGCGCGCAAACTGGTCGAAGCCCATGCTGACCTCCAGCTGCCACCGCGCACGGTGCTGAACGTGAATATTCCCAACCTGCCGCTGGACCATATCCGTGGAATTCAGTTGACCCGACTCGGGCATCGCGCCCGCGCCGCGGCACCAATGAAAGTCGTCGATCCGCGCGGCAAGTCCGGTTACTGGATTGCCGCCGCCGGGGACGCCGAGGACGGCGGCCCGGGCACCGATTTCCATGCGGTGATGCAGGGCTTTGTTTCGATCACGCCACTACAACTGGATCGCACGTTCAATGATGCCTTCAGAAGTCTCGATGGCTGGCTGGAGGGGCTGCGTTAA